The Gossypium arboreum isolate Shixiya-1 chromosome 4, ASM2569848v2, whole genome shotgun sequence DNA segment TTTTGACATTTTCCCCTCTTAGAGTATTCAACTCTTCCACTGGCCATTGCTTCAATTGCCTTTGATTAGTGTCAAGCCATACTATTCTAGGAATTGCCTGGGGATATATCTATAGGTCATCAGTTTTGACATAATAGGCATTAGTGTACatatatattacaaatttatATCGACATGTACCTGTATGCCAGCCCATCCCTTTTTAACATCATCTTGAGTAAAATCAGATTCATTAACCCAACCCCACAAAATCCTCCTCCTTTTTGCAGGATCAAAGAATGTCTTTGAAGCATAGAAATTTCCATAGTCATATCTAAGGCCAGCCCAACCATCAACTGATGCATTGTCAGGTACATATTTATCCTCATTAGTTAAATATGTTCCAAGTGTGTAGTAATCGTATCTTGCATCATCCAAGCTCACTTTTAGAACATGCTTAACATGTTTTCCCATGTAAGACGGATCCAAACCCTCTTTACTAGATAATGAAACAGGATAAAAATCAGGACATTCCCACATGCCTGTATTGGGCGCTGAATGAAAAGGGTGTTTAGCCTTAGTCCAGTGAATGAAATCTCTACTTCTATACAGATAAGCAATCCCTCTACTGTTCCTTTCGCTTCCAACTAAGACTCTCCACCGCCCATTTAGCCACCAGGCGGTGGAGGGGTCACGGAAAGCAGTGGCGTTGACACCATTTTCAGGATCAATCAGTGGATTGTTTCCAGGTTTGATCCATTTACGCAAATATGGATCAGATAAATTTGCTGGTACTGCATGGTTTTGGGTTTGGATGCCATTGGAATCAACTCCGGTATATAAAATGATTGGCTTATTGCTAGGAAGAATGGTGGTTGAACCAGACCAAGCACCATCGATATCAAAATGTTTTGAAGGACAAATTGCAGGCTCAAGTTCTTTCCAATTGATCAAATCCTTTGAAATTGAATGGCCCCAAACAATGTTACCCCACACAGCACCTTTGGGATTGTATTGATAGAAAATATGGTATATTCCATTATAGTACATAGGACCtgcaaaaccaaaaccaaaaaggAAATGAAGACAATTGCATAGGAAAAGGAAAGAATAACGAAGGATATCAATTAGTAAACTGACCGTTTGGATCTGTTGTTGAATTTGTTCATCATTGAACAACACATAGGATGAAACCAAAgcaaagaaggaagaaaaagttAATAGTGATGAAAAGAAAAACTAGGCGTTACGAGCAATGGAAAGAAAATATACCATTGATCCAATTTTTGGGAGGCTGAAAGTGAAAGGCAGTATGATGGAGTTGGCGGATGTTAACTGCACTTAAAGACTGAAATTGTGGATAAACCTTGTGAGACGCTTCCATTCTGCCATTGCTAACATAAAGAATTAATATGTAAAGCCATAGGAGATTCCAAATTGCCATTCTTTTTAATCACAAAAGGGGAGCTTAGTAATACACTAATTGGTTTGGGTGTTGTAAGATGATGGGTTTTGTTGGGTATTTATAACAAGGGAAGCTTACTTATTACacttttaattctttaattttatGGTGTTGGAATTTGATAGTTTAAAAAGCTTTCAATTATTCACAATTATTACCACTTAAAatcttaaataaaatttattacaaGTAACTATTTACAAATAGCCTGTTCTACTTAATGATTGTTTCTTTTGCCACTTCATTTTGTCCTTATTTTATATTTTGCTGAAACAGACGTAATTTCACAGTTGATAGTTTTTTTTGGTAATAAAAGAAAAGCACAACCTGTTCAAAGTACAGGGGCTCCTAGAAGCAACTTCTAGGAGGCATAAAACCTCTGCTGATGGCTCTCTCGTGCCAATGCCGCCATACGGTCCGCCaatttttaactaatttttattatcatatataaaattgataaaataggtTCCAGCGCTTAagtacttaaaaaaaaaatttagatttataataatttaaatttaaaaaatttaaatttaaactcCACATAAATCCAATTCAAAATCTAAAAGAATTTAAATCTGAAACACTTTTTTCTCATCACGTGGCACTGGTAAATAATTGACAACTCAACTATAATTATGTTTGGAATTTTTTAATAATACTTTTCAATCAAATCACCACCACTTggttatttataaattttattccaCATATTTAATAttctaattaaaacaaaatttaccaaaattaaaTGGAAGGCCCTTAAAACTAACATTTCTTATGATAAAATATAtactatatttaatatatattattaaatgcaGTTTTATTAAAAGCCATAATTAGAgagcattaaaaattttatgatataaagtaattcaatcaattaaattaatttcttgttaaatatttattcatttttatttgcATTTTGTATGTTATACTGATTATTTTCAATCAAAAATCAATTAATGCCAATTATACAATTTAAAATTTCTACCTTCTATATTTGTATACTTTCGCATACTATAAATTACAATAATTTCACTTACACCCTATGCAAAAGACAATATTTTGAAGAAATGTTTGAAAGTAAGTATTATTAGGTATGATTATTCTTTTcaagaaaatattattattaataagaatcatgaataataataatataaagataTGACATATgatacaaataataaataaattactaTAAAGTAATACACAGATGTTATATCCAGAGAATAATGTCAAAAAGAGAAGATAAATTAATATTAACTACAATACAAATAATTCAAAAACAAATTAGAGATGCTTTAACTTGACTAAATCATTGAAATTTACATCCTAGCCTCGTTATCATCAAATCAACCTAATGATGAACACCgatcaaccaaaaaaaaaaactaccaaAAGCACTAAGAGATCTACCACATCAGTGAAGCACAGAATGGCAAGTGTCAGATGGCATATCATCCTCCTCATTATCATCTCGaatttattactatcattatGCCATATTATGATAAAGCCCTTAAAAAACTTCCTAATAAATATGGCAACTACTTTATAGtgataaatttcacatatacaccagaaaataattaaaaattaaagataaaaataaaattacatatgcTTCAAAGAAAATAGATTTCacaaaataaaattatgaaaccgtgtataaaataaaaccaaaaattgTAGACAAAACTATGATAATAAAGattgaaattaaaaacaaaataaaattttaaaaatgttaaaaaggcACGACTAGTAATCAACTCAAGATTGACGCTAGCACCAAATAAGATTAAATTAAGTGAGTTGTTTTtagtataaatttataattatttaaatatttaattttcaattcattttttCTTTAATATCTATTACTACTTTTGCGAATTCTTTGTTTTAGtttcttcttttatttgattaataaaattaattgtcCACATACCTTAATTAAAGTAATGAAAACGAAGCGGTAATAAAGTTTTGTATCATCAGTAATTGTTGATATTAGCTACGAAATTGAGTTTaaggttaaaatatgattaatagaATAAAATCAGAATActcaatcccttaatttttaatgAAGGTTTCACGTAATATTTACTTGCCTTTACTAACATCCTTGAATTGTTCTCTCTCAAGCATATAAATAGGACACTTGCACACAGCataaattagcattaaaatatcATATCAATGAGTTGCTAATATGCATTGAAGattttctatttcatttcaattaaattaaaattttaattatttattgactttaaatatttttattttaaatgttgaGATCACTGTTATTATAAAAATATGGTTTAACTTTTccagattttttttattttttcaatgattaaatttcaattttaattcttttaatatgtttgaatttaaaatttaatttctatatttcaattttaacataaattggttattatagttttataatattattaactaattcaaaatttaatatcaTTAACtttttggttaaaatttttaggattatatataatttgaatatcCTAAAAGTATTAGAGATTGACATGTGGTTTCTTATTTCTTTTAAGTTTGCAGGTCTtacctttttcaatttatttttattttgcaatttagaagaatgattaaatttcaattttagacCTTCTATTATGCCTAAATTTCATACTTAACCACTAACTTTAATTTCTAATGTAATTTGATTCCTATATGTTTATAAGATTGTTAATTAGTCTAAATAGTTAACATCATTagtttttcaattaaaatattacatggttatatataatttgaatgtcCTAAGGGTCTTAAGATGGGTTTGGATGGGCAGTGTGTTTAGCTGCAGTTAGAGTAAAAACAACGGTGGCGATGAGATTAGGTATTATATCGATACTGTAGCTTGAGACAAAAAATAAGTTAAACACATCGCACCGCACTCCACCACCCATCTAAACCCACCCTTAGAGACAGATACATagctttctatttcttttaggcTTGCcttgcatttttttttttgttttttttttctctttttgacaTTATAAGACAATGATTAAACTTTAGTTTTAGCCTTATATTATGTTACAACTTGAGGTTTaatgtatgtattttattttcttgacATAATTTGAtctttctatttttataatatcatcagttaatctaaatatttaatattttaaatatttcaatcaaaatgttgatgtcaaattttctcaagaataatattttaaaaaattattttatcatgacGAGTTCAAATGAATGTTTTAAgaaaaaattcatataaaaattttcaatgttatttttattgtta contains these protein-coding regions:
- the LOC108464895 gene encoding beta-fructofuranosidase, insoluble isoenzyme 1-like, with product MAIWNLLWLYILILYVSNGRMEASHKVYPQFQSLSAVNIRQLHHTAFHFQPPKNWINGPMYYNGIYHIFYQYNPKGAVWGNIVWGHSISKDLINWKELEPAICPSKHFDIDGAWSGSTTILPSNKPIILYTGVDSNGIQTQNHAVPANLSDPYLRKWIKPGNNPLIDPENGVNATAFRDPSTAWWLNGRWRVLVGSERNSRGIAYLYRSRDFIHWTKAKHPFHSAPNTGMWECPDFYPVSLSSKEGLDPSYMGKHVKHVLKVSLDDARYDYYTLGTYLTNEDKYVPDNASVDGWAGLRYDYGNFYASKTFFDPAKRRRILWGWVNESDFTQDDVKKGWAGIQAIPRIVWLDTNQRQLKQWPVEELNTLRGENVKMSHQKLKKGHHIEIQGITAAQADIDVTFYIPSLDKAEEFNPTWEDAQRLCANKGSKVEGGVGPFGLLTLASKNLEEYTAVFFRVFKTSKKHVVLLCSDARSSSLEDGIYKPSFAGFVDVDLADKKLSLRSLIDHSVVESFGGGGKTCITSRVYPTLAVLDNAHLYAFNKGDETIIVKNLNAWSMNKAKMN